The Mytilus galloprovincialis chromosome 3, xbMytGall1.hap1.1, whole genome shotgun sequence genomic interval aatgaaattttgaatcatcaccaaaaagtatacagatattgagattaatataacaaagacatgtgtaaagttttaaacaataatcataaatagtttttgagatatggcgcgacatgtaaaaaaaccctcccccttttttacaaaatactcaataactcaaaaatgaaattttgaatcatcaccaaaaagtatacagatattgagattaaaatactcagaagtgtttaaagttttaagtcataatcaagaatcgtttttgagatacagtgcgacatgtgaaaaaaacacacccctgttttagttataaagtgccgtaactcaaaaagtttaaatcttattttcaccaaaaagtatacagatcatttgaccatcataagaaacattaatattaagtttcatgaaatttggataagtcgttctcaagttacggtgcgacgtgttgacgccggacagacggacggacactggacatttgtatatcataatacgtcccgtcaaaattttgacgggcgtataaaaactaagcgatatcttttgaaacatttttacaccgcaagaaaaaattaggcggaagaaaaaaagaaaaaaaaataatcagaacaaaatcaataggtctttccacacgtaaaggtggaaagacctaattattgcaattttaaatgaaCGGACAAAAATGCAACATTGattattgcaatttcaggaaACGCTGCATACAGATCTATGTAGCAGATATTAAAATGTTAGTTATTACTATTGTGATACTCCCCCAATTGCATTATTCAAAACCTCATTTCTGAATTCAAAGTATCAATATATCTCATTATATTGAAAAGTTCAGAAAAAgtttcaaagggagataattatataactcatatacaaatataaaacttGATACTACATCGAGGCACAGTAaccatattttgtaaatattgtagaAACTGATTTTATGTTTACCTTGTTGGATCGTTTTCATGGCTGTACCCTTTTACATCTATCACATTACTGTTAAAATAACTTAAAGTCAGCTGAAAGAAAAATACAACTGCTGCTATTGACTATGAATAATTTGTCATTGTATAATGGCAAAATTTGTTTACAATGACAGAACAGTTCAATTATTCCTAATTAGCTGTATTGCTCatcataaaattaaatcaaattcattgaaaaattaaaataaaaatatgattttgattGACAACTCCTTATTTTCTATAGAATTTCTGTTGTTAATGTTAGAGATCTTTGATAGTCTCTGATAATTTAATCACAACTTTTCACCAAGACTTTGCACTTTAAGTTCTGATTGATTTAAGCAATTTCAATTGATAGTTCATAGAGTGTCTTTTAATGTTGTAATATTACACAACTGTCTTAGGTAGTGTGAAGgttttcataaattgtaacttTGATGGAGAGAtgttttattggcactcataccacatcttcttatttagaAGTACTGACAGTAatgcaactttatagaaaatTTCATTGATCTATCACCAGATGTTCTAATTTAACTACCTTAAGCAACAAACTCAACAATTATTGACACTGCTAAGGATGACGACGCTGCTGCAAGAAAAGCAACGAGTGTGTATGATTGCTGTCAGTGACTTTGGTGTACATACCTGATCAGAGAGTTGATGCTGAGGAATCCTATGTAGTCCCTCTAAGTGGGaatgaaattctttaatttttgttaatggCACTTTCAATAGATGATCTGAAAAAtaagatgatattttttttaattatttaattttgcatGTTTGAATACTTCAGAAATCACCATACTAGACATCAATATTATCTTGCAACTAAGCAAAACTATACAGAAAAGACAATTTTGAATTCAACAGCTAGTCTAgcaatgtatatatttagcttaTTTCTGTAATATTCTGTAATTATTAGCAAAAATGTAAAGGTAATGGAAGAAACATAGATATTGCATTCTGGTCtcatgttaaaaaataataatactgtAAGTTATGGaaaaaataccataaataaaatacatgaatatatgCTCATTATACAAATAACGAAGTACTTAAAtctgtttttattgaaattgatttatattttaacataaatttaatttcagtaatcttttgaagaagaaaaaatcattatatatatgcattacacatgttacaagttaTGGTTGttgaaattcaaaaagaaaaaagaaaaaagaaaaagaatttcaaaatttcagaaCTGTTAGATCATGTTTAATTAAATGGAGTTTAGCAAAGAAAACATGATAATCagtttaaattattaattatagATGGAAAAAACACCACTTatgttaactagaggctcttaagagtctgtgtccctcaccttggtctatgtgcatattaaacaaaggacacggatggattcatgacaaaattgtgttttagtgatggtgatgtgtttgtagatcttactttactgaacatccttgcaacttacaattttctctatctataataaacttggccctttagttacaaaagataatattttgtaaaaattcacaaaaatttgctaaacattattgctgtttacagtttatctctatctataatagtattcaagataataaccaaaaacggcaaaatttctttaaaaattaccaatttgggggcagcaacccatcaacctgttgtccaattcatttgaaaatttcagggcagatagatattgacttgataaacaatttaatccctgtcagatttgctcttaatgctttggtttcagagtttcaagccaaaatctacattttacccctatgttctatttttagccatgttggccatattggttggttggctgggttaccgcacacattttttaaataagataccctaataatgattgtgactAAGTTTGGTTATATTGGTCCAgaagtttcaggagaagatttttgtaaaagattacaaaatcgtataaaaaattattaaaaattgactttaaagggcaataactacttATGGGGTCGACTGATAATTTTAgtcatgttaatttatttgtagatcttactttgctgaacattattactgtttacagtttatctctatctataataatattcaagataataaccaaaacagcaaactttccttaaaattaccaatttaggggcagcaacccatcaactggttgtccgattcctCTGAGAATTTGAGGTCacatagatcttgacttgataaacactttcaccccatgtcagatttgctctaaatgctttggtttcagagttataagccaaactctacattttacccatatgttctatttttagccatgggggccatcttggttggttggctgggtcaccgcacacattttttaaactagaaacccAAATGATGatagtggccaagtttgattaaatttggcccagtagtttcagaaaagatttttgtaaaaataaacaaaaatgaggacgactgacgacgacgacggacgccaagtgatgagaaaagctcacttggccctgtgggccaggtgagctaaaattaACATAATCATAAAGTCATTAGAATGAAACCAACTGAAAAAAGCATGTATCAAAAACTTTGAAATCATTCTTTTTCATTCAAATATACACAAGTGTTTcttcttaaccatgttaaccttaTAAAACTAAATACTTTCACTATTCAAGCctaataaaattgacaatattaaactgaatttgagggcagatatatcttgacctgataaatactttcaccccatgtcagatttgctctaaatgctttggttataAGCCAAACTCtacattttaaccctatgttctatttttagccatggcagccttcttggttagttggcccggtcacaggacacattttttaaactagataccccaatgatgattgtggccaagtttggttaaatttggcccagagaagatttttgtaaaagtttaccgAAGCCGGAAGACGACTGaagccaagtgatgggaaaagctcacttgacctttcaggtcaggtgagctaaaaagtaaaaaaaacaacattcccCAAACATCATTTATATCTAAAAGAAGCAACTGATTTTTACAATTGACGCAAAATATGATGGCATATTTTTCTTGTGGTGTACAAACATAGataaatgtaaaattctttaaaagtatAGATTATTTAGATGGTGTTGAAACATACAGAATTCTTGGATTTCCTGTTTAGCAAATTGGAAAATATGTGTAAATGGATTGTCGATTAAAAGATTTATAAACaggtaatttttttataaatgagtgCAAGTGAGTATTAGAATCTACTGGTACCCTATTCAAATTATTCTACCACCAACTGTACCAAGGATTTCAACTGGAGTGTTTACAAAATGCAATCATAATAAAAGTATTAAAACCTTTTCCAAAGTTAAAAGACAAAAAGAtccaaaataaaagaaaagcaGTCCCACTTAAGTTGAAAGAAGAAAGGATCCTCTCAAAACAGGTTGTAGAGTAAAAATAAgacatttcaatattattaatCATATACCCCTTAGCTTTACATCTAGACTGGGATCATATTCTGGTATCAAATTCTCCTGTTgcacacataaaatatatttcattaaaatatgtagtagttttcaattttagtcATGACTTCCCTATCTGTTCAATGATGATTATTTTAGAATgatgaaatacatgtaatgataaaaaaagataatgtTAAAGCAAATCACTCAGGTACtatagaaacatttatttttgtggataccaattttcgtggattgaaagaaactttgccttttttttcattatattcaATTTTGTGGTTATTGCTCAATTCTGCATAAAAGCctaaagaaaatgtttatatCTTTAACTTCAGGTTAACCTGTATCaatgaaatccacaaaaaatggtaaaccacttaaaataatgaattcacagtaactaaatcatgtaaatagtCAAAGTATGAGACACTGCAGAATAATAAACAAGATTTCAGttgaaactattaaaaaaataaacaacaaatgaacaacatgcagtaaactgaaaataaagcaaacattaAATTTACAGACATAAAACACATGATAAACAACAGCAAACAACTTCACTGTCAGCAGACTTACTATTCCTTTCCTGTTCTAATAAATTCAAtaacacatttatatttaaattcatatttagacaatataaatatttaaattagaaaAGTGTCCAAGAAGTTTGTACAGTATCACAGTGTCTATACAAACAAATTTTGTATGGTTTAGATGAAGAATTTCTTATGAATTTGTGTTTAAAAGTTTCATTCGTCCTGTGTTGATGTTTGTGCCTTTTCTTAGTTAAAGGTATAATAGGAACTTTAAGCTGAAGAACAGCATTAAATACATGTGCATGTCATTATGTTCATAATCAAACTTGCCAGATTTCTGTTTTAGAACTGGTAATTTAACCTAATTGCTATTATTTTGTAATTGAGTGTCAGATAGAATTGAGAAATGTAAGTGATATTTTCTGAAGATAGCAAgtgtatttcaattttaaagtattatttaacAACTTAATAGacaattagtttttaaaattgatcGGTTATCATATAAACAATGATAATTTGCAAGCAAGCTTCAAAGCTATTCTAGATTGCAATATGCAGCGTTTTCATcctaaattgaaaattattttgaaataaaaaaagaatgtgtcaCGAATGCCCCATTCATGCTTTGCAATTTTCCAATTTAAAAGGAGGCATTTCTTTAGAATGGCAAATGACTCACTAcctaaaatttgtgtttttgttcTTAGCATTGTGTAAGAGTTTCAGAAAAATTGATGAGACAAACTAAAGTCAGATAGCATATTGTCATGGAAAGCATAAAGGACATAAACGGTTAAAAGGGAAGATTCAACTGATGGTGCATTCATAGGCTTCACAGGCCAACATTATTTTCCTTGTATTTTAAATCTGTTagagtattttttatttttttttgtacttttaatatatgtcatcatggtcatgtatGTACAGAAATGAGAATTATTGATTTTTTGAGACACTTACTTATGATATATCCCACAGTACAGTCATCTGGTAACCTTATGATGTCTCCTGTTGTCATTATCCTTCCTCCTctgaaaatataaagttaaaattaaacatactAAGAATGAATATCTTTTTTATGGTGATCATTTAGTCAAATCGACGATCTAtgttagaaaatattttatagatacaagTCTTAGTCAAATAGGTAGTAGAATGTCAATGGAACAAAATTTGTCACAATGTTTGACATGAGTATATGAAGCTtggtgctatatatatatatgtgtgaaagCATGACTTAAAGTTGTTCATAAAATGACAGAAATGTGTCATATAGAGGTAAATCTGAGTATCATATTCCTTTGAAACAGCAGTAAAATGATAAATGTACTTTAGTCTGGTTACTGTCACAATGATCTTCAAACATCTTTAAGAATCTCACCACTGAAAAATTCTTATTCCAATTTTTGATGGTCCTAAAAATTGATCcatacaaataatatttaaagGTATATATCTTACCCAGCATGTGGTACCATTTTATCAGCTAGACCTCTGCTTATACAGAAACCTGCACCTCCAGTTGCAAACCAAAATGCCAACTTTTGCTGTAATATAAAGGTTTTATAAATAATCTACCATACAGGACATATAGACTATACATGATGATAATCATCcatatatttctgtttttaaaatgttgGATTGCTTAAAGCTTTGTAAAGCTTTCccaatttaataaacaaaatactgatttttttattagatttcaCATAGATCTAATTTACTACACATAAGGCTAGATTTCAAGTCTAAAAATATGCGTGATTTTCATAGTCATTCTTGGTTTTAGTCAACTAACGTCAATACAAGTTCAAACTAAATTTTAAATCCAAGCAATTCAAAAGAATATAAAAGTGGCAATATAATTACTCCTGGGTTAGCTCTGTCTAGTACTTCCATTGGATGACTTATACTTGGTCTGCCTAAATACCAGTCATCACTGTGGTTATACTGCTGCAGAAACCCAACTAAAGCTGGTACATTCACATAGTTATCATCATCTACATGACAAAACCACCTGCAAAATTTTTAATAAAGTGTTAGCATATTGTGTTGTAGATAATAGTTACAAAATGCTTTATTTGTTGTAGAATCATTTACATGACAAAACCACCTGCAAAATGTTTAATAAGTGTTCATATTGTGTTGTAGATATGTTACAAACTGCTTTATTTGTTGTAGATGTGTTATGTGTTGTAAATAAAAGCTACACAATTCTAATGATGTGTTATATGTGATGTAGATAAAGGTTATACAATGTGTAATGTGATATGTGTTGTAGATAAAAGATACACAATGTGTTATGTGTTGTACAAAGTTACACAATGTgttactgtacatgtacatgttgtattgtAGTTAAAAGTTGCACAATGTGTTGTGTACATGTTATCTGTTAAAAGTTACACAATGTGTTGTGTACATGTTATCTGTTAAAAGTTATACAATGTGTCAGTGTATAAACTATACACAATTTGTCACATGTTGAAGATACAAGTTACACAATGTgttctgtttacaaaatgtctCACTTGTTGTAGAAGAAATTTAAGTCATACATTATGtggaatattttctttttttcttcagaGGTATTAATTGTCTGTGCATTTTGGTTATCCCTGTTctcctttttgtcgagccttcgactttagttgaaaaagctagactaagcgatcctacattccgtagTGGTCggtgtcgtcggcggcgtccacaaatattcactctgtggttaaagtttttgaaattttaataactttcttaaaccatactggatttctaccaaacttggacagaagcttgtttatgattataagatagtatccagaagtaaattttgtgaaaataaaattccattttttccgtattt includes:
- the LOC143067351 gene encoding fringe glycosyltransferase-like isoform X3, with product MAREYDIFMESEKRWFCHVDDDNYVNVPALVGFLQQYNHSDDWYLGRPSISHPMEVLDRANPGQKLAFWFATGGAGFCISRGLADKMVPHAGGGRIMTTGDIIRLPDDCTVGYIINHLLKVPLTKIKEFHSHLEGLHRIPQHQLSDQLTLSYFNSNVIDVKGYSHENDPTRFKTVHCHLYPYLSQCVDMPRW
- the LOC143067351 gene encoding fringe glycosyltransferase-like isoform X1, with product MLPLWYGYQFMALVSRKTYIFTDNDSPIPENVHADHFINTFCADSHYRQGLCCKMAREYDIFMESEKRWFCHVDDDNYVNVPALVGFLQQYNHSDDWYLGRPSISHPMEVLDRANPGQKLAFWFATGGAGFCISRGLADKMVPHAGGGRIMTTGDIIRLPDDCTVGYIINHLLKVPLTKIKEFHSHLEGLHRIPQHQLSDQLTLSYFNSNVIDVKGYSHENDPTRFKTVHCHLYPYLSQCVDMPRW
- the LOC143067351 gene encoding fringe glycosyltransferase-like isoform X2, whose translation is MKWRLIMEKTYIFTDNDSPIPENVHADHFINTFCADSHYRQGLCCKMAREYDIFMESEKRWFCHVDDDNYVNVPALVGFLQQYNHSDDWYLGRPSISHPMEVLDRANPGQKLAFWFATGGAGFCISRGLADKMVPHAGGGRIMTTGDIIRLPDDCTVGYIINHLLKVPLTKIKEFHSHLEGLHRIPQHQLSDQLTLSYFNSNVIDVKGYSHENDPTRFKTVHCHLYPYLSQCVDMPRW